The nucleotide window CGTAAATCGAGTTGCCGTCGCTCACCAGGGTGACCCCGCGGACGTCGTCCCCGAGGCCCCGCAGGTAGTCGATGGCCGCCCGCACCCGGTGCAGGCTGACACCGGCGTCGAGCAGCTTCTTGATGAGCTTCAACTCGACCAGGTCCCCGAAGGAATAGAGCCGCTGGCTGCCGGAGCCCTGCGCCGGCTGGATGCTGGGGGTGGCCAGCTCCGTACGTGCCCAGTAGTCCAGCTGCCGGTAGCTGATGCCGACGATCTTGCACACCTGGGGGCCACGGAATCCCCGCGTCGCTACTGCCTGCAGCATAGAGGCCGCCTCCATTCCTTGGACAAGTC belongs to Actinomycetota bacterium and includes:
- a CDS encoding MerR family transcriptional regulator; the protein is MLQAVATRGFRGPQVCKIVGISYRQLDYWARTELATPSIQPAQGSGSQRLYSFGDLVELKLIKKLLDAGVSLHRVRAAIDYLRGLGDDVRGVTLVSDGNSIYACHSENEVVDVLRRGQGVFGIAIDPVIQGLRGSVSELRPAADEVGGHGQPDDVEDAPVVPAARRAIPGGRAGEE